In Cryptomeria japonica chromosome 10, Sugi_1.0, whole genome shotgun sequence, a genomic segment contains:
- the LOC131079155 gene encoding pentatricopeptide repeat-containing protein At3g12770 produces MRCTFCLLHTTPLKTTYIQFLQTFILKNAHSQGKNVHSFIAYRQFAFAPCTAFHNKLIYMYVKCGSLVDGRKVFDHMKERDRASWNSIIVAYRRHGYPHEAVTLFHHMQQTGLQPDQFTFASVLPACAKIGALEQGIDIHKSIEDRGVLSDVVVASALVDMYAKCGSIDKARELFDRMPERNVFSWTAMIAGYVQNGYVEKALETFKQMQSAGVKPNSTTFVSILPACAKMGALEQGMNLHQSIMEGGLLSDIIVRNALLDMYAKCGSIDKAAQMFDIIPQSDVISWNAMIAGYVQNGFAEKALETFKQMQLIGIKPNSTTFASILPACAKMGILEQGMDIHQRMKDGGISSDIIVATALVDMYAKCGNIDKARELFDRMPQKDVFSWTVMIAGYAQNGFVEKALVTFRQMQLAGLKPNCTTFASILPACAKIRALEHGMDIHQRIMEGGFLSDIVVGNALVDMYAKCGRIDKARKLFDRMPQRNVVSWNAIIAGYAQNGFGENALETFKQMQLAGVNPDSTTFASILSACAKMGALVQGMGIHQSIKDRGILPDIIVATALVDMYAKCGSIDKARELFDKMPQRDVFSWTAMIAGYAQNGFVEKALETFRQMQLVSLKPNSTTFASVLPACAKMGALKQGMDIHQSIKDRGFLSDVVVATALVDMYAKCGSIDKARDLFDEMPQKNVVSWNAMIAGYAQNGFSNDAFKIFELMKHSGTYPDSVSFACVIYACSHAGLVDEGCTYFNHMSNLYCITPTVDHYVCMVDLLARAGYLEDTLNFIIKIPVKPVMVMWMCYLGACRAHKNIGLGVFTAMQLLDLDPKNATTYVFLSNLYAEVGRWSEVQMVRRLMKDRGVKKIPGCSWIEDHKTVHAFCIGDRSHPQTQDIYAKLEKLEWEMKAAGYVPDSRRSLNDVEEEEKEVFLCYHSEKLAIAFGLLNTPPETTIRVVKNLRVCADCHTATKFISKIVTREIVVRDANRFHHFKQGECSCRDFW; encoded by the coding sequence ATGCGCTGCACATTCTGCTTACTACACACAACTCCCCTGAAGACTACATATATTCAATTTTTGCAAACCTTCATTCTCAAGAACGCGCATTCACAAGGGAAAAATGTTCACTCATTCATCGCTTACAGGCAATTTGCGTTTGCTCCCTGCACAGCATTTCATAATAAGCTTATTTACATGTATGTGAAGTGTGGAAGTTTGGTTGATGGCCGTAAAGTGTTTGACCATATGAAAGAACGAGACAGAGCCTCATGGAATTCGATTATTGTAGCATACAGAAGACATGGGTATCCTCACGAGGCAGTCACACTGTTTCACCATATGCAGCAAACAGGTCTCCAACCAGATCAGTTTAcatttgccagcgtactcccagcctgtgccaaaataggagctttggaacagggcatAGACATCCATAAAAGCATAGAGGATAGAGGAGTTTTGTCAGATGTGGTAGTTGCAAgcgccctggtagacatgtatgcaaaatgtgggagcatagacaaggcacgtgaattgtttgacagaatgcctgaaagaaatgtgttCTCGTGGAcagcaatgattgcaggatatgtacaaaatggatatgttgaaaaggctttagaaactttcaaacaaatgcaatcagctggggtaaagccaaattccacaacctttgtcagtatcctccctgcatgtgccaaaatgggagctttggaacaaggcatGAACTTGCATCAAAGTATAATGGAAGGGGGGCTTTTGTCCGACATTATAGTCCGAAATGCTCtgctagacatgtatgcaaaatgtggaagcatagacaaggcagctCAAATGTTTGACATAATACCTCAAAGCGAcgtcatctcatggaatgcaatgattgcaggatacgtACAAAATGGATTtgctgaaaaggctttagaaaccttcaagcaaatgcaattgataGGTATAAAACCAaactccacaacctttgccagcatccttccagcctgtgccaaaatgggcaTTTTAGAACAAggtatggatatccatcaaaggatgAAGGATGGAGGAATTTCATCAGATATTATAGttgcaactgccttggtagacatgtatgcaaaatgtggaaacatagacaaggcacgtgaactgtttgacagaatgcctcaaaaagATGTATTCTCGTGGACTGTAATGATCGCAGGCTATgcgcaaaatggatttgttgaaaaggctttagtaACTTTCaggcaaatgcaattggcaggtttaAAGCCAAATTGCAcaacgtttgccagcatcctccctgcctgtgccaaaataaGAGCCTTGGAACATggtatggatatccatcaaaggatAATGGAAGGAGGATTTCTGTCAGATATTgtggttggaaatgctctggtagacatgtatgcaaagtgTGGAAGAATAGAtaaggcacgtaaactatttgacagaatgcctcaaagaaatgtagtCTCATGGAATGCCATAATAGCAgggtatgcacaaaatggatttggtgaaaatgctttagaaactttcaagcaaatgcaattggcaggtgtaaacccAGACTCCACAACCTTTGCGAGTATCCtctctgcctgtgccaaaatgggagctttggtacaaggtatgggcatccatcaaagcataaaggatagggGAATATTGCCAGATATTATAGTTGCAACTgctctagtagacatgtatgcaaaatgtggaagtatagacaaggcacgtgaactgtttgacaaaatgcctcaaagagatgtgttctcatggactgcaatgattgcaggctatgcacaaaatggatttgttgaaaaggctttagaaactttcaggcAAATGCAATTGGTAAgtttaaagccaaattccacaacctttgctagcgtCCTCCCTGcttgtgcgaaaatgggagctttaaaacagggtatggacatccatcaaagtataaagGATAGAGGATTTttatcagatgttgtagttgcaactgccctggtggacatgtatgcaaaatgcgggagcatagacaaggcacgtgatttgtttgatgaaatgcctcaaaaaaatgtggtctcttggaatgccatgattgcaggatatgcacaaaatggttttTCCAATGATGCTTTCAAAatatttgaattaatgaagcattctGGAACATACCCTGATAGTGTAAGCTTTGCCTGTGTTATTTATGCATGTAGCCATGCAGGTTTAGTGGATGAGGGCTGTACATATTTTAATCACATGAGTAACCTTTATTGCATTACACCTACAGTTGATCATTATGTGTGCATGGTTGACCTTCTTGCCCGTGCTGGTTATCTTGAGGACACCCTAAACTTTATCATTAAGATCCCAGTTAAACCCGTGATGGTTATGTGGATGTGTTATCTTGGTGCTTGTAGAGCACATAAGAATATAGGCTTGGGAGTGTTTACAGCAATGCAGCTTCTCGATTTGGACCCAAAAAATGCCACAACTTATGTTTTTCTCTCAAACCTCTATGCAGAAGTGGGCAGGTGGAGCGAGGTTCAAATGGTGAGGAGACTGATGAAAGATAGAGGAGTTAAGAAGATCCCCggatgtagttggattgaagaCCATAAAACGGTACATGCTTTTTGTATAGGAGACAGATCACATCCACAGACACAGGATATCTATGCAAAGTTGGAGAAATTGGAGTGGGAGATGAAGGCAGCAGGGTATGTTCCAGATTCGAGACGTTCACTTAATGATGtggaagaggaggaaaaggaagtaTTTCTCTGCTACCACAGTGAAAAGTTGGCAATTGCATTTGGTTTGTTAAACACACCACCTGAAACAACTATTAGAGTTGTTAAGAATCTTCGAGTATGTGCTGATTGTCACACTGCAACGAAATTTATCTCCAAAATTGTTACAAGAGAAATTGTTGTTAGAGATGCAAACCGTTTCCATCATTTTAAACAGGGAGAATGTTCTTGTAGAGATTTTTGGTGA